In Miscanthus floridulus cultivar M001 chromosome 5, ASM1932011v1, whole genome shotgun sequence, one genomic interval encodes:
- the LOC136450440 gene encoding probable glutamate carboxypeptidase LAMP1: protein MPPPQDGVHDSAVRAALLPPPAPRRVAVRLRPLPLLIAAAFAASYHLLFHLSPAPSYYQSLLLSLGSNDTAAAHLHALTIRPHLAGTGANALAAAHVASALSSHSFPTRLTSYSVLLSYPAHRALSLSAPDRDTVLFALKQETYSGDPYDAVSAEAVPTFLAYAASGSVAAEAVYANYGRAEDYAYLAARGINVTGKVAVARYGKVFRGDIVRNARDAGAAAAVIYTDAKDYAAGKAFPDGPWMPPTGVQVGSTFKGVGDPTTPMWPSSEGCERLSIAEAMSSDDMPGIPALPVSWKDGETILQLIGGDVAPKDWQGGDGAAAYRIGPGPAVLNLTYIGNETMVTIQNVISVIEGREEPDRYVILGNHRDAWTFGAADPNSGTATLLELAQRLSELQKKGWRPRRTIILCNWDAEEYGLTGSTEWVEENRAMLTSRTVAYLNVDIAVDGYGFYASATPQLDELLKEASKQVQNPDNGTQSLYDLWVASNSSPLIERLGGGGSDYSAFVQHIGIPSVDMTIGSDYAVYHSLYDDFIWMEKFGDPLFQRHVAVASMWGLVALRLSDEEILPFNYSNYVTELENGALGISETVLGMSVSLSPLHKSIEVFRKAVLKVDSELKALQTWKIWAPWRNNPLKVREINDRLMMTERAFTDQEGLSGRPWYKHLIYAPSLHNDYGAQVYPGVDDAIQRAKKINTSESWQSVQHEIYRVSRVINQAALVLSGGLT from the exons ATGCCTCCTCCCCAGGACGGGGTCCATGACTCCGCGGTGCGGGCCGCGCTCCTCCCGCCCCCTGCTCCGCGCCGCGTGGCCGTGAGGCTCCGCCCGCTCCCGCTCCTCATCGCCGCGGCATTCGCGGCCTCCTACCACCTCCTCTTCCACCTCTCGCCAGCGCCGTCCTACTACCAGTCCCTCCTCCTCTCGCTCGGCTCCAACGACACCGCCGCCGCCCACCTGCACGCGCTCACCATCCGCCCCCACCTTGCGGGCACGGGCGCCAACGCCCTCGCTGCCGCGCACGTCGCCTCCGCGCTCTCCTCCCACTCCTTTCCCACCCGCCTCACGAGCTACTCCGTGCTCCTCTCCTACCCCGCGCACCGCGCTCTCTCGCTCTCCGCGCCGGATCGCGACACGGTGCTCTTCGCTCTGAAGCAGGAAACCTACTCAGGCGACCCCTACGACGCGGTCTCCGCCGAGGCCGTCCCCACCTTCCTCGCCTACGCGGCCTCCGGCTCGGTCGCCGCCGAGGCCGTCTACGCCAACTACGGCCGCGCAGAGGACTACGCTTACCTCGCCGCGCGCGGCATCAACGTCACCGGAAAGGTCGCCGTCGCGCGCTACGGCAAAGTGTTCCGCGGCGATATCGTCAGGAACGCGCgcgacgccggcgccgccgcggcgGTAATATACACCGACGCGAAGGACTACGCGGCCGGGAAGGCCTTCCCGGACGGACCGTGGATGCCGCCGACAGGCGTGCAGGTGGGTAGCACGTTCAAGGGGGTCGGGGACCCCACGACGCCGATGTGGCCGTCGTCGGAGGGCTGCGAGCGCCTGAGCATCGCGGAGGCGATGAGCTCCGATGACATGCCGGGGATACCGGCGCTGCCGGTGTCCTGGAAGGATGGGGAGACCATACTACAGCTCATCGGCGGCGATGTGGCGCCAAAGGATTGGCAAGGAGGCGATGGCGCGGCGGCTTACAGGATTGGGCCCGGCCCGGCAGTGCTCAACCTGACCTACATA GGGAATGAGACGATGGTTACTATTCAGAATGTCATTTCGGTGATTGAAGGGAGAGAAGAACCTGATCG GTATGTAATCCTTGGAAATCACCGTGATGCATGGACATTTGGGGCAGCTGATCCAAACAGTGGGACAGCAACCTTGCTTGAG CTAGCTCAACGGTTGTCTGAGCTGCAAAAGAAGGGCTGGAGACCTCGACGAACCATCATCTTGTGCAACTGGGATGCCGAAGAGTATGGATTG ACAGGATCCACTGAATGGGTTGAGGAGAACAGGGCAATGCTAACTTCAAGAACTGTTGCTTACCTAAATGTTGATATTGCGGTGGATGGTTATGGATTTTACGCATCTGCAACTCCTCAACTTGATGAATTGCTTAAAGAAGCTAGTAAGCAG GTCCAAAATCCAGACAATGGGACACAGAGTCTCTATGATCTGTGGGTGGCTTCTAACAGTTCTCCTTTG ATTGAAAGATTAGGAGGTGGAGGATCAGATTATTCTGCATTTGTTCAACACATTGGTATTCCATCAGTGGACATGACGATTGGTTCAG ACTATGCAGTCTATCATAGCTTGTATGATGACTTCATCTGGATGGAAAAGTTTGGAGATCCCTTGTTCCAGAGGCATGTTGCAG TTGCGAGCATGTGGGGGCTTGTTGCTCTTAGGCTCTCAGATGAGGAGATCCTACCCTTCAACTACAGCAATTATGTCACGGAGCTTGAG AATGGAGCATTAGGTATAAGTGAAACAGTACTGGGAATGTCTGTCAGCTTATCACCCCTGCACAAGTCAATCGAAGTGTTCAGAAAGGCAGTTCTGAAAGTGGATTCTGAATTGAAG gcTCTACAGACATGGAAAATTTGGGCCCCATGGAGAAACAATCCCTTGAAGGTCAGAGAAATCAATGACCGGCTGATGATGACCGAACGGGCGTTCACAGACCAGGAAGGACTGTCTGGACGGCCATGGTACAAACACCTT ATTTACGCACCTTCACTGCACAACGATTACGGGGCTCAAGTGTATCCAGGTGTTGATGACGCCATTCAGAGGGCGAAGAAAATAAATACTTCTGAATCCTGGCAATCTGTACAGCATGAGATTTACAGGGTCTCTCGAGTCATAAATCAGGCAGCGCTAGTTTTAAGTGGAGGTCTAACTTGA
- the LOC136452955 gene encoding probable pectinesterase 53 encodes MGVPRARFLACIAVAAIVLLAPTSTCGVAGHSRGLRPGRGAGAGAGEPPPPFPVNATRAEMIERQFMEWVRYMGGLRHSTFQHALARAFPSYSLVVDKNPAFGDFTTIQAAVDSLPVINLVRVVIRVNAGTYTEKVSISAMRAFITLEGAGADSTIVQWGDTADSPTGPKGRPLGTFNSASFAVNAQYFLARNITFKNTSPVPKPGATGKQAVALRVSADNAAFVGCKFLGAQDTLYDHSGRHYYKECYIEGSVDFIFGNALSLYEDCHVHAIARDYGALTAQNRQSMLEDTGFSFVNCRVTGSGALYLGRAWGTFSRVVFAYTYMDNIIIPNGWYNWGDPNRELTVFYGQYKCTGPGASYAGRVAWSHELTDDEAKPFISLSFIDGTEWVRL; translated from the exons ATGGGCGTGCCACGAGCCCGATTCTTGGCCTGCATTGCCGTGGCGGCCATCGTGCTCCTCGCGCCGACGTCGACTTGCGGAGTGGCCGGGCACTCGCGGGGGctgcggcctgggcgcggcgccggcgccggtgcgggggagccgccgccgccgttcccgGTGAACGCGACGCGCGCGGAGATGATCGAGCGGCAGTTCATGGAGTGGGTGCGGTACATGGGCGGCCTCCGGCACAGCACGTTCCAGCACGCGCTCGCCCGCGCGTTCCCCTCCTACTCGCTCGTCGTCGACAAGAACCCGGCATTCGGCGATTTCACGACCATCCAGGCTGCCGTCGACTCGCTCCCGGTCATCAACCTCGTCCGCGTCGTCATCAGGGTCAACGCCGGCACCTACAC GGAGAAGGTGAGCATCTCGGCGATGCGCGCGTTCATCACCCTGGAGGGCGCCGGCGCGGACAGCACGATCGTGCAGTGGGGCGACACCGCGGACTCGCCGACGGGGCCCAAGGGACGGCCCCTCGGCACGTTCAACTCCGCGTCGTTCGCCGTGAACGCGCAGTACTTCCTCGCAAGGAACATCACGTTCAAG AACACGTCGCCGGTGCCGAAGCCGGGGGCGACGGGGAAGCAGGCGGTGGCGCTGCGGGTGTCGGCGGACAACGCGGCGTTCGTGGGGTGCAAGTTCCTGGGCGCGCAGGACACGCTGTATGACCACTCGGGCCGGCACTACTACAAGGAATGCTACATCGAAGGGTCCGTGGACTTCATCTTCGGCAACGCGCTGTCGCTGTACGAG GACTGCCACGTGCACGCGATCGCGCGGGACTACGGGGCGCTGACGGCGCAGAACCGGCAGAGCATGCTGGAGGACACGGGGTTCTCCTTCGTCAACTGCCGGGTGACGGGGTCCGGCGCGCTCTACCTGGGCCGCGCCTGGGGCACCTTCTCCCGCGTCGTTTTCGCCTACACCTACATGGACAACATCATCATCCCCAACGGGTGGTACAACTGGGGCGACCCCAACCGCGAGCT GACGGTGTTCTACGGGCAGTACAAGTGCACGGGCCCGGGCGCGAGCTATGCCGGCCGGGTGGCGTGGTCGCACGAGCTCACCGACGACGAGGCCAAGCCCTTCATCTCGCTGAGCTTCATCGACGGCACCGAGTGGGTCAGGCTGTAA